One stretch of Glycine soja cultivar W05 chromosome 7, ASM419377v2, whole genome shotgun sequence DNA includes these proteins:
- the LOC114418812 gene encoding cyclin-U4-1-like: protein MAEEESPSVMPKVITFLSSLLERVAESNDHNQRHQKISVFHGLTRPNISIQSYLERIFKYANCSPSCFVVAYVYLDRFTQRQPSLPINTFNVHRLLITSVMVAAKFMDDMYYNNAYYAKVGGITKIEMNFLELDFLFGLGFHLNVTPGTFQAYCVNLQREMLLIQQPLNFADSTLNLGKSLKAHLCFNEDESSHQKQQQLAV, encoded by the exons ATGGCAGAGGAGGAGAGTCCAAGTGTGATGCCAAAAGTGATCACCTTCCTCTCCTCTCTTCTTGAAAGGGTGGCTGAGTCAAATGATCACAACCAACGGCACCAGAAGATCTCAGTGTTCCATGGCTTGACAAGGCCAAACATCTCAATTCAGAGCTACCTTGAGAGAATCTTCAAGTACGCCAACTGCAGCCCCTCGTGCTTCGTCGTCGCCTACGTCTACCTCGACCGATTCACTCAGAGACAACCCTCCCTTCCCATCAACACCTTCAACGTGCACCGTTTGCTGATCACTAGTGTCATGGTAGCTGCCAAGTTCATGGATGACAT GTACTACAACAATGCTTACTATGCAAAAGTTGGGGGAATCACCAAAATAGAGATGAATTTTCTTGAGTTGGATTTCCTGTTTGGTTTGGGTTTCCATTTAAATGTAACCCCAGGCACCTTCCAAGCCTACTGTGTCAATCTCCAAAGAGAAATGTTGTTGATCCAACAACCTCTAAATTTTGCAGATTCCACCCTAAATTTAGGAAAATCACTAAAGGCCCACTTGTGCTTCAATGAGGATGAATCTTCTCATCAAAAGCAACAACAGCTAGCGGTTTGA